In Nocardioides palaemonis, a single genomic region encodes these proteins:
- a CDS encoding carboxymuconolactone decarboxylase family protein — protein MPSQFRIPKARLTGAYGALMTRVAKRTWGQVPDNAYVLFHHRPLTRAVFGFEQKVARWDALDPHLRTYAEMASAGAIGCSWCLDFGYFLAHTQGLDEAKVREVPRWRESGVFTDLERDVMAYAEAMTATPPQVTDEMVAALDARLGHAAMVELTMMVAVENQRSRFNSAMGLASQGFSDVCELPLAPAGTATT, from the coding sequence ATGCCCAGCCAGTTCAGGATCCCGAAGGCCCGGCTCACCGGTGCGTACGGCGCCCTCATGACCCGCGTCGCGAAGCGGACGTGGGGACAGGTGCCCGACAACGCCTACGTGCTGTTCCACCACCGCCCCCTCACGAGGGCGGTCTTCGGCTTCGAGCAGAAGGTCGCGCGCTGGGACGCGCTCGACCCCCACCTCAGGACGTACGCCGAGATGGCGAGCGCGGGCGCGATCGGGTGCTCGTGGTGCCTCGACTTCGGCTACTTCCTGGCCCACACCCAGGGCCTCGACGAGGCGAAGGTGCGCGAGGTGCCGCGCTGGCGCGAGTCGGGCGTCTTCACCGACCTCGAGCGCGACGTGATGGCCTACGCCGAGGCGATGACCGCCACGCCGCCGCAGGTCACCGACGAGATGGTCGCCGCCCTCGACGCGCGTCTCGGGCACGCCGCGATGGTCGAGCTGACGATGATGGTGGCCGTGGAGAACCAGCGCTCGCGCTTCAACTCGGCCATGGGACTGGCCTCGCAGGGCTTCAGCGACGTGTGCGAGCTGCCGCTCGCACCGGCGGGGACGGCCACGACGTGA
- a CDS encoding C40 family peptidase, whose translation MPDETPAPRRTTARWATAALLVAGLALGGGRGAAFADDEQVPSESDVAAARERADAAERDVAAVRADLIRADLALEEAGDRAARAAEAFNGARWRAEQARADAVEAQAAADRASAHVAEQRELYADAVVASYEDAAGVQGLAAVVGSDGIQSMVDHSVTMATTSDVLDGQYDSYAAAAAVAEVTAGTAADAADRADRAEAEAAEARDAAAEAEAEAGAQAEGIAARKSDLVAELAELQGISVRLAERRQRALERAAAEAAAAAAQAAAEQAEQEEQEEASATPTPSPTPTPTPTPTPTATSIPTPTATPTPTPTPTATPTPTPKPTPTPTPVPTTGDAAAAVAFARGQIGEPYAYGAAGPDAWDCSGLTAGAWASGGKSLPHYSVAQYTQSTRISAGELQPGDLVFWGSSSSPDSIYHVAIYVGDGQVVHAPRTGRDVSEESMYYWRAPNFFARP comes from the coding sequence GTGCCCGACGAGACACCCGCACCACGTCGTACGACGGCGCGCTGGGCGACCGCTGCCCTCCTCGTCGCCGGACTCGCGCTCGGCGGTGGCCGCGGCGCCGCGTTCGCCGACGACGAGCAGGTGCCGAGCGAGTCCGACGTCGCCGCCGCCCGCGAGCGGGCGGACGCCGCGGAGCGTGACGTCGCCGCGGTCCGGGCCGACCTGATCCGGGCCGACCTGGCCCTCGAGGAGGCCGGCGACCGCGCGGCCCGCGCGGCCGAGGCGTTCAACGGGGCCCGGTGGCGGGCCGAGCAGGCGCGCGCCGACGCCGTCGAGGCGCAGGCCGCGGCCGACCGCGCGAGCGCGCACGTGGCCGAGCAGCGCGAGCTCTACGCCGACGCCGTCGTCGCCTCCTACGAGGACGCGGCCGGGGTGCAGGGACTGGCCGCCGTCGTCGGGTCCGACGGGATCCAGTCGATGGTGGACCACTCGGTGACCATGGCGACCACCTCCGACGTGCTCGACGGCCAGTACGACTCCTACGCCGCCGCCGCGGCGGTCGCGGAGGTCACCGCGGGCACCGCCGCCGACGCCGCCGACCGGGCGGACCGCGCAGAGGCCGAGGCCGCCGAGGCCCGGGACGCAGCAGCCGAGGCCGAGGCCGAGGCGGGCGCCCAGGCGGAGGGCATCGCCGCCCGGAAGTCGGACCTGGTCGCCGAGCTCGCCGAGCTGCAGGGGATCAGCGTCCGCCTCGCCGAGCGTCGCCAGCGCGCCCTCGAGCGGGCGGCCGCCGAGGCCGCAGCCGCCGCCGCGCAGGCCGCGGCAGAGCAGGCCGAGCAGGAGGAACAGGAGGAGGCCAGTGCGACGCCGACACCGTCGCCGACGCCCACTCCCACTCCCACCCCGACGCCCACGGCGACGTCGATCCCCACCCCGACGGCGACGCCCACTCCCACCCCGACGCCCACGGCCACGCCCACCCCGACGCCCAAACCCACCCCCACGCCCACCCCCGTCCCGACCACCGGCGACGCCGCCGCGGCCGTCGCGTTCGCCCGCGGCCAGATCGGGGAGCCGTACGCCTACGGCGCCGCCGGCCCCGACGCGTGGGACTGCTCCGGCCTCACCGCGGGCGCGTGGGCCAGCGGCGGGAAGTCGCTGCCGCACTACTCGGTCGCGCAGTACACGCAGTCGACGAGGATCTCGGCCGGCGAGCTCCAGCCCGGCGACCTGGTCTTCTGGGGGTCGTCGAGCAGCCCCGACTCGATCTACCACGTCGCGATCTACGTCGGCGACGGCCAGGTCGTGCACGCGCCGCGCACCGGCCGCGACGTCTCCGAGGAGTCGATGTACTACTGGCGGGCGCCGAACTTCTTCGCCCGCCCCTGA
- a CDS encoding acyl-CoA dehydrogenase family protein codes for MTTREVPPVAEMPTLDPDVDVAALRALLDGRHREVRDLVRANLAEHAQILEDAEVLDRAAYRERVRDVVVTMAATGQTGMGFPEAYGGGGDIGASIAAFETLAYGDLSVLVKVGVQFGLFGGAILQLGTKHHHDALLADLVAGRTMGCFAMTESGHGSNVQALGTVASYDAAAQEFVITTPDDASRKDYIGNAAAHGEVAVVFAQLEVGHGDQGEQVERHGVHAFVVPIREDGRVLDGVRVEDDGPKMGLNGVDNGRLWFDGVRVPRTALLNQFAEVTPEGRYLSPIDNPNKRFFTMLGTLVQGRVCVGGAGINAAKVALAIAVRYADRRRQFEASATGEEQVLLDYGVHQRRLLPLLARTYALHLAQEVVAGQLHEVFSANGDEPDDEQARRMLESRAAGTKALGTWHATRTIQECREACGGAGYLSENRFAALKADTDVFTTFEGDNHVLLQLVAKGLLTDYAGEFEEMDQLGMARFVAGLAVDTVVERTAVHKLVQSVRDLLPGGDSWDQEAGLLDPNYQLAMLRFREEHMIAGVARRLKRGIDQGDDPGAVFSRVQDHVIAAARAHTERLVLEAFVAKVAAVSDPDLEATLRLLCDLHALSTIEADRAWFMEHGRLSSTRSKAISREVNALCRRVRPLAVDLVDAFGVPDEVLRSPDLLGWTDAGPVR; via the coding sequence ATGACCACCCGCGAGGTGCCGCCCGTCGCCGAGATGCCGACCCTCGACCCCGACGTGGACGTCGCGGCGCTGCGCGCGCTGCTCGACGGTCGCCACCGCGAGGTCCGCGACCTGGTCCGCGCCAACCTCGCCGAGCACGCGCAGATCCTCGAGGACGCCGAGGTCCTGGACCGCGCGGCCTACCGTGAACGGGTCCGGGACGTGGTGGTCACGATGGCCGCGACCGGTCAGACCGGCATGGGCTTCCCCGAGGCGTACGGCGGGGGCGGCGACATCGGCGCCTCGATCGCCGCGTTCGAGACCCTCGCCTACGGCGACCTCTCGGTGCTGGTGAAGGTCGGCGTGCAGTTCGGCCTGTTCGGCGGCGCCATCCTCCAGCTCGGCACGAAGCACCACCACGACGCCCTCCTCGCCGACCTCGTCGCCGGGCGCACGATGGGCTGCTTCGCGATGACCGAGTCCGGCCACGGCTCCAACGTGCAGGCCCTCGGCACGGTCGCGTCGTACGACGCCGCGGCGCAGGAGTTCGTCATCACCACGCCCGACGACGCCAGCCGCAAGGACTACATCGGCAACGCCGCGGCCCACGGCGAGGTCGCGGTGGTGTTCGCCCAGCTCGAGGTGGGCCACGGGGACCAGGGGGAGCAGGTCGAGCGGCACGGCGTGCACGCCTTCGTGGTCCCGATCCGCGAGGACGGGCGGGTGCTCGACGGCGTCCGGGTCGAGGACGACGGCCCCAAGATGGGGCTCAACGGCGTCGACAACGGGCGGCTGTGGTTCGACGGCGTCCGGGTGCCGCGCACCGCGCTGCTCAACCAGTTCGCCGAGGTGACCCCCGAGGGCCGCTACCTCTCGCCGATCGACAACCCCAACAAGCGCTTCTTCACCATGCTCGGCACCCTCGTGCAGGGGCGTGTGTGCGTCGGCGGTGCCGGCATCAACGCCGCCAAGGTCGCCCTCGCCATCGCGGTGCGCTACGCCGACCGGCGCCGGCAGTTCGAGGCGAGCGCGACCGGCGAGGAGCAGGTCCTCCTCGACTACGGCGTGCACCAGCGCCGCCTGCTGCCGCTGCTCGCCCGGACGTACGCCCTCCACCTCGCGCAGGAGGTCGTGGCCGGGCAGCTCCACGAGGTGTTCTCCGCGAACGGCGACGAACCCGACGACGAGCAGGCTCGGCGGATGCTCGAGTCGCGCGCCGCCGGCACCAAGGCGCTCGGCACGTGGCACGCCACCCGCACCATCCAGGAGTGCCGCGAGGCGTGCGGTGGCGCGGGCTACCTCAGCGAGAACCGCTTCGCCGCGCTCAAGGCCGACACCGATGTCTTCACCACCTTCGAGGGCGACAACCACGTCCTGCTCCAGCTGGTCGCGAAGGGCCTGCTCACCGACTACGCCGGCGAGTTCGAGGAGATGGACCAGCTCGGCATGGCCCGCTTCGTCGCCGGCCTCGCCGTCGACACCGTCGTGGAGCGCACTGCGGTCCACAAGCTGGTGCAGTCGGTGCGCGACCTGCTGCCCGGCGGCGACTCGTGGGACCAGGAGGCGGGGCTGCTCGACCCGAACTACCAGCTCGCCATGCTGCGCTTCCGCGAGGAGCACATGATCGCCGGCGTCGCGCGCCGCCTCAAGCGCGGCATCGACCAGGGCGACGACCCCGGCGCCGTCTTCTCCCGCGTGCAGGACCACGTCATCGCCGCAGCCCGCGCCCACACCGAGCGCCTCGTGCTCGAGGCGTTCGTCGCCAAGGTGGCCGCCGTCAGCGACCCCGACCTGGAGGCGACGCTCCGCCTGCTGTGCGACCTGCACGCGCTGTCGACGATCGAGGCGGACCGGGCGTGGTTCATGGAGCACGGCCGGCTCTCCAGCACCCGCTCCAAGGCGATCAGCCGCGAGGTCAACGCGCTGTGCCGCCGGGTCCGGCCGCTCGCGGTCGACCTCGTCGACGCGTTCGGGGTGCCCGACGAGGTGCTGCGCAGCCCCGACCTGCTCGGCTGGACCGACGCGGGACCGGTCCGATGA
- a CDS encoding class I SAM-dependent methyltransferase: MRVPRAVGEWSEDPLWARIYPHLVEHPALGAPLWRLGLGTDISRLDAAASEIGDLPAGARVLDVPAGSGIALRGLRPGAGVDLVAADISPRMLERTSAAAERLGVTDQVTTTLADVARLPFPDDSFDLVVSFTGLHVFPDPHAAIEEMVRVLRPGATISGSALFDDDFRGLARRYRLVHAAGRLGQVLGPMCSSAEAATWLAGAGARDVRLEMSGGIGWFRAVKGLR; encoded by the coding sequence ATGCGGGTCCCGCGGGCGGTCGGCGAGTGGAGCGAGGACCCGCTCTGGGCGCGGATCTACCCGCACCTCGTCGAGCACCCCGCCCTCGGGGCGCCGCTGTGGCGGCTCGGGCTCGGCACCGACATCTCGCGGCTCGACGCGGCCGCCTCCGAGATCGGTGACCTCCCCGCCGGCGCACGCGTCCTCGACGTCCCGGCCGGCAGCGGCATCGCGCTGCGCGGGCTGCGGCCCGGCGCCGGAGTCGACCTCGTGGCCGCCGACATCTCGCCGCGGATGCTCGAGCGCACGTCGGCCGCGGCCGAGCGGCTCGGCGTCACCGACCAGGTCACCACGACCCTCGCCGACGTGGCCCGGCTGCCGTTCCCGGACGACTCCTTCGACCTCGTGGTCTCCTTCACCGGCCTCCACGTCTTCCCCGACCCGCACGCCGCGATCGAGGAGATGGTGCGGGTGCTGCGACCCGGCGCGACGATCAGCGGCAGCGCGTTGTTCGACGACGACTTCCGCGGCCTCGCGCGTCGCTACCGCCTCGTCCACGCGGCGGGCCGTCTCGGGCAGGTGCTGGGTCCGATGTGCAGCTCGGCCGAGGCGGCCACGTGGCTGGCCGGGGCGGGCGCGCGCGACGTACGCCTCGAGATGAGCGGCGGGATCGGCTGGTTCCGGGCGGTGAAGGGGCTGAGGTGA
- the sigJ gene encoding RNA polymerase sigma factor SigJ has product MLGSAADAEDVLQEVWLRWADVVVDEVRDPRAYLVRVTTRLSLNRLRTLARRREDYVGTWLPEPVLTAPDVAQDVELADSVSTAMLLVLETLPPTERAVFVLREVFDVPYAEIAEAVGKSEPAVRQVASRARTHVAERRPRTSVSTAERDAVIERFRAATSGGDLQALMDVLAPDVVLMTDGGGRVKAALNPISGRDKVLRFLTAVTPDALELVPVWLNGSPAIQFVVGGQRDGVGTMLVEDGVVTRLFLVRNPDKLGAVSDEVGLAR; this is encoded by the coding sequence ATGCTCGGCTCGGCGGCCGATGCGGAGGACGTGCTGCAGGAGGTCTGGCTGCGGTGGGCCGACGTCGTCGTCGACGAGGTGCGCGACCCGCGGGCGTACCTCGTCCGGGTGACCACCCGCCTCAGCCTCAACCGGTTGCGCACCCTGGCGCGCCGCCGGGAGGACTACGTCGGCACGTGGCTGCCGGAGCCGGTGCTGACCGCGCCCGACGTGGCGCAGGACGTCGAGCTCGCCGACAGCGTGTCGACGGCGATGCTGCTCGTGCTGGAGACGCTGCCGCCGACCGAGCGGGCGGTCTTCGTGCTCCGCGAGGTCTTCGACGTGCCCTACGCCGAGATCGCCGAGGCGGTCGGGAAGTCCGAGCCGGCGGTGCGCCAGGTCGCCAGCCGCGCCCGGACCCACGTCGCCGAGCGCCGGCCGCGGACGTCGGTGAGCACCGCCGAGCGGGACGCGGTGATCGAGCGGTTCCGCGCCGCCACCTCGGGCGGCGACCTGCAGGCCCTGATGGACGTGCTGGCGCCCGACGTGGTGCTGATGACCGACGGCGGCGGTCGCGTGAAGGCTGCGCTCAACCCGATCTCCGGCCGCGACAAGGTGCTGCGCTTCCTCACCGCGGTCACGCCCGACGCGCTCGAGCTGGTGCCGGTGTGGCTCAACGGCTCGCCGGCGATCCAGTTCGTCGTCGGCGGGCAGCGCGACGGCGTGGGCACCATGCTGGTCGAGGACGGGGTGGTGACCCGGCTGTTCCTGGTCCGCAACCCCGACAAGCTCGGGGCGGTGTCCGACGAGGTCGGGCTCGCGCGCTGA
- a CDS encoding sulfotransferase domain-containing protein, translating into MNEPAPSTPLGVMAYDFAIVGVQKGGTSTLAVTLNQHPLVCQPPDKERHYFDDETVDWSAPDHARDYVAPRRAAIHRRVGDASPTYLYWPHAMERMRAYDPGMPLVAVFRDPLERLFSHWVMLRSRNLKWPDWPDFLTEWPHTSLPDEVPEGVRTMRWRHMTGLARGFYGEQLQRGFELFDRRQWLLLELRAMLADFPATVDRTTDFLDLPRFERVPPLRNWHAGAEQVPGTAPTADDVSRLAALYAKDLALFEELSGIDTSAWPTRRVLDGDLEPGELAARFARKVR; encoded by the coding sequence ATGAACGAGCCCGCCCCCTCCACCCCGCTGGGCGTGATGGCCTACGACTTCGCGATCGTGGGCGTCCAGAAGGGTGGGACGTCGACCCTCGCGGTGACCCTCAACCAGCACCCGCTGGTGTGCCAGCCCCCGGACAAGGAGCGGCACTACTTCGACGACGAGACCGTCGACTGGTCGGCGCCCGACCACGCCCGCGACTACGTCGCCCCGCGCCGCGCGGCGATCCACCGCCGGGTCGGGGACGCGTCGCCTACCTACCTCTACTGGCCGCACGCGATGGAGCGGATGCGGGCCTACGACCCGGGCATGCCGCTCGTGGCGGTGTTCCGCGACCCGCTGGAGCGGCTCTTCTCGCACTGGGTGATGCTCCGCTCGCGCAACCTGAAGTGGCCCGACTGGCCCGACTTCCTCACCGAGTGGCCGCACACCTCGCTGCCCGACGAGGTGCCCGAGGGTGTGCGGACGATGCGCTGGCGGCACATGACCGGGCTCGCGCGCGGGTTCTACGGCGAGCAGCTGCAGCGCGGCTTCGAGCTCTTCGACCGCCGCCAGTGGCTGCTGCTCGAGCTGCGCGCGATGCTGGCCGACTTCCCCGCCACCGTCGACCGGACCACCGACTTCCTCGACCTGCCCCGCTTCGAGCGGGTGCCCCCGCTGCGCAACTGGCACGCGGGTGCCGAGCAGGTCCCGGGCACGGCGCCGACCGCCGACGACGTCTCGCGGCTGGCCGCTCTCTACGCCAAGGACCTCGCGCTGTTCGAGGAGCTCTCCGGCATCGACACGTCCGCCTGGCCGACCCGCCGGGTCCTCGACGGCGACCTGGAGCCCGGCGAGCTGGCCGCGCGGTTCGCGCGCAAGGTGCGCTGA